A DNA window from Opisthocomus hoazin isolate bOpiHoa1 unplaced genomic scaffold, bOpiHoa1.hap1 HAP1_SCAFFOLD_213, whole genome shotgun sequence contains the following coding sequences:
- the LOC142359902 gene encoding heterogeneous nuclear ribonucleoprotein C-like, with the protein MASNVTNKTDPRSMNSRVFIGNLNTLVVKKSDVEAIFSKYGKIVGCSVHKGFAFVQYVNERNARAAVAGEDGRMIAGQVLGEATRGRGGPRTHHRVHK; encoded by the coding sequence ATGGCCAGCAACGTGACCAACAAGACGGACCCGCGCTCCATGAACTCCCGCGTCTTCATCGGCAACCTCAACACCCTGGTGGTGAAGAAGAGCGACGTGGAGGCCATCTTCTCCAAGTACGGCAAGATCGTCGGCTGCTCCGTCCACAAGGGCTTCGCCTTCGTCCAGTACGTCAACGAGCGCAACGCCCGCGCCGCCGTCGCCGGCGAGGACGGGCGGATGATCGCCGGCCAGGTCTTGGGTGAGGCCAcgcgggggcggggagggcccAGAACCCACCACCGGGTCCATAAGTGA